One part of the Eubalaena glacialis isolate mEubGla1 chromosome 19, mEubGla1.1.hap2.+ XY, whole genome shotgun sequence genome encodes these proteins:
- the FLOT2 gene encoding flotillin-2 isoform X1, which yields MGNCHTVGPNEALVVSGGCCGSDYKQYVFGGWAWAWWCISDTQRLSLEVMTILCRCENIETSEGVPLFVTGVAQDFPRDYDVAAPLRGRRDGRGGSFNCDGCRPETCRLRGRERTAGVVGSPRCPGARPWQGLGLPVKMQFLVSSPHWRPQADSTPSQPLGLQVKIMTEKELLAVACEQFLGKSVQDIKNVVLQTLEGHLRSILGTLTVEQIYQDRDQFAKLVREVAAPDVGRMGIEILSFTIKDVYDKVDYLSSLGKTQTAVVQRDADIGVAEAERDAGIREAECKKEMLDVKFMADTKIADSKRAFELQKSAFSEEVNIKTAEAQLAYELQGAREQQKIRQEEIEIEVVQRKKQIAVEAQEILRTDKELVATVRCPAEAEAHRIQQIAEGEKVKQVLLAQAEAEKIRRIGEAEAAVIEAMGKAEAERMKLKAEAYQKYGDAAKMALVLEALPQIAAKISAPLTKVDEIVILSGDNSKVTSEVNRLLAELPASVHALTGVDLSKIPLIKKATGAQV from the exons GGGGCTGTTGCGGTTCTGACTATAAACAGTATGTGTTTGGcggctgggcctgggcctggtggTGTATCTCCGACACTCAGAG ACTGTCTCTGGAGGTTATGACCATCCTGTGTCGCTGTGAGAATATTGAGACGTCGGAGGGGGTCCCGCTATTCGTAACAGGGGTTGCACAG GATTTCCCTAGAGATTATGACGTTGCAGCCCCGCTGCGAGGACGTAGAGACGGCCGAGGGGGTAGCTTTAACTGTGACGGGTGTCGCCCAG AGACCTGCAGGCTGAGGGGCAGAGAGCGGACTGCAGGGGTAGTGGGGAGCCCCAGATGCCCAGGAGCGAGGCcgtggcagggcctggggctgccAGTGAAGATGCAGTTCCTCGTgtcttctccccactggaggcCTCAGGCAGACtccaccccctcccagcccctaggCCTCCAG GTGAAGATCATGACCGAGAAGGAGCTCCTGGCCGTGGCCTGCGAGCAGTTCCTGGGCAAGAGTGTGCAGGACATCAAGAACGTCGTCCTGCAGACCCTGGAGGGGCACCTGCGCTCCATCCTCG GGACCCTGACAGTGGAGCAGATTTATCAGGACCGGGACCAGTTTGCCAAGCTGGTGCGGGAGGTGGCAGCCCCAGACGTCGGCCGCATGGGCATCGAGATCCTCAGCTTCACCATCAAG GACGTGTATGACAAAGTGGACTATCTGAGCTCCCTGGGCAAGACGCAGACCGCTGTGGTACAGAGAGATGCCGACATCGGAGTGGCCGAGGCTGAGAGGGATGCAGGCATCCGG GAAGCCGAGTGCAAGAAGGAGATGCTGGACGTGAAGTTCATGGCAGACACCAAGATCGCCGACTCCAAGCGAGCATTCGAGCTGCAAAAGTCCGCCTTCAGTGAGGAGGTCAACATCAAG ACGGCTGAGGCCCAGCTGGCTTACGAGCTACAAGGGGCCCGTGAGCAGCAGAAGATCCGGCAggaagagattgagattgaggtTGTGCAGCGCAAGAAGCAGATTGCAGTGGAGGCGCAGGAGATCCTGCGCACAGACAAGGAGCTCGTTGCCACAGTGCGCTGCCCCGCCGAGGCCGAGGCCCACCGCATACAGCAGATCGCCGAGGGCGAGAA GGTGAAGCAGGTCCTCTTGGCACAGGCAGAGGCTGAGAAGATCCGCAGAATCGGGGAAGCGGAGGCAGCAGTCATCGAGGCGATGGGCAAGGCAGAGGCTGAGCGGATGAAACTCAAGGCTGAGGCCTACCAGAAATATGGGGACGCAGCCAAGATGGCCTTGGTGCTGGAGGCCCTGCCCCAG ATTGCTGCCAAAATCTCCGCCCCCCTGACCAAAGTCGATGAGATTGTGATCCTCAGTGGGGACAACAGCAAGGTGACCTCAGAAGTGAACCGACTGCTGGCCGAGCTGCCTGCCTCTGTGCATGCCCTCACGGGCGTGGACCTGTCTAAG ATACCACTGATCAAGAAGGCCACCGGTGCACAGGTGTGA
- the FLOT2 gene encoding flotillin-2 isoform X3, with protein MGNCHTVGPNEALVVSGGCCGSDYKQYVFGGWAWAWWCISDTQRLSLEVMTILCRCENIETSEGVPLFVTGVAQVKIMTEKELLAVACEQFLGKSVQDIKNVVLQTLEGHLRSILGTLTVEQIYQDRDQFAKLVREVAAPDVGRMGIEILSFTIKDVYDKVDYLSSLGKTQTAVVQRDADIGVAEAERDAGIREAECKKEMLDVKFMADTKIADSKRAFELQKSAFSEEVNIKTAEAQLAYELQGAREQQKIRQEEIEIEVVQRKKQIAVEAQEILRTDKELVATVRCPAEAEAHRIQQIAEGEKVKQVLLAQAEAEKIRRIGEAEAAVIEAMGKAEAERMKLKAEAYQKYGDAAKMALVLEALPQIAAKISAPLTKVDEIVILSGDNSKVTSEVNRLLAELPASVHALTGVDLSKIPLIKKATGAQV; from the exons GGGGCTGTTGCGGTTCTGACTATAAACAGTATGTGTTTGGcggctgggcctgggcctggtggTGTATCTCCGACACTCAGAG ACTGTCTCTGGAGGTTATGACCATCCTGTGTCGCTGTGAGAATATTGAGACGTCGGAGGGGGTCCCGCTATTCGTAACAGGGGTTGCACAG GTGAAGATCATGACCGAGAAGGAGCTCCTGGCCGTGGCCTGCGAGCAGTTCCTGGGCAAGAGTGTGCAGGACATCAAGAACGTCGTCCTGCAGACCCTGGAGGGGCACCTGCGCTCCATCCTCG GGACCCTGACAGTGGAGCAGATTTATCAGGACCGGGACCAGTTTGCCAAGCTGGTGCGGGAGGTGGCAGCCCCAGACGTCGGCCGCATGGGCATCGAGATCCTCAGCTTCACCATCAAG GACGTGTATGACAAAGTGGACTATCTGAGCTCCCTGGGCAAGACGCAGACCGCTGTGGTACAGAGAGATGCCGACATCGGAGTGGCCGAGGCTGAGAGGGATGCAGGCATCCGG GAAGCCGAGTGCAAGAAGGAGATGCTGGACGTGAAGTTCATGGCAGACACCAAGATCGCCGACTCCAAGCGAGCATTCGAGCTGCAAAAGTCCGCCTTCAGTGAGGAGGTCAACATCAAG ACGGCTGAGGCCCAGCTGGCTTACGAGCTACAAGGGGCCCGTGAGCAGCAGAAGATCCGGCAggaagagattgagattgaggtTGTGCAGCGCAAGAAGCAGATTGCAGTGGAGGCGCAGGAGATCCTGCGCACAGACAAGGAGCTCGTTGCCACAGTGCGCTGCCCCGCCGAGGCCGAGGCCCACCGCATACAGCAGATCGCCGAGGGCGAGAA GGTGAAGCAGGTCCTCTTGGCACAGGCAGAGGCTGAGAAGATCCGCAGAATCGGGGAAGCGGAGGCAGCAGTCATCGAGGCGATGGGCAAGGCAGAGGCTGAGCGGATGAAACTCAAGGCTGAGGCCTACCAGAAATATGGGGACGCAGCCAAGATGGCCTTGGTGCTGGAGGCCCTGCCCCAG ATTGCTGCCAAAATCTCCGCCCCCCTGACCAAAGTCGATGAGATTGTGATCCTCAGTGGGGACAACAGCAAGGTGACCTCAGAAGTGAACCGACTGCTGGCCGAGCTGCCTGCCTCTGTGCATGCCCTCACGGGCGTGGACCTGTCTAAG ATACCACTGATCAAGAAGGCCACCGGTGCACAGGTGTGA
- the FLOT2 gene encoding flotillin-2 isoform X2 yields MGNCHTVGPNEALVVSGGCCGSDYKQYVFGGWAWAWWCISDTQRISLEIMTLQPRCEDVETAEGVALTVTGVAQVKIMTEKELLAVACEQFLGKSVQDIKNVVLQTLEGHLRSILGTLTVEQIYQDRDQFAKLVREVAAPDVGRMGIEILSFTIKDVYDKVDYLSSLGKTQTAVVQRDADIGVAEAERDAGIREAECKKEMLDVKFMADTKIADSKRAFELQKSAFSEEVNIKTAEAQLAYELQGAREQQKIRQEEIEIEVVQRKKQIAVEAQEILRTDKELVATVRCPAEAEAHRIQQIAEGEKVKQVLLAQAEAEKIRRIGEAEAAVIEAMGKAEAERMKLKAEAYQKYGDAAKMALVLEALPQIAAKISAPLTKVDEIVILSGDNSKVTSEVNRLLAELPASVHALTGVDLSKIPLIKKATGAQV; encoded by the exons GGGGCTGTTGCGGTTCTGACTATAAACAGTATGTGTTTGGcggctgggcctgggcctggtggTGTATCTCCGACACTCAGAG GATTTCCCTAGAGATTATGACGTTGCAGCCCCGCTGCGAGGACGTAGAGACGGCCGAGGGGGTAGCTTTAACTGTGACGGGTGTCGCCCAG GTGAAGATCATGACCGAGAAGGAGCTCCTGGCCGTGGCCTGCGAGCAGTTCCTGGGCAAGAGTGTGCAGGACATCAAGAACGTCGTCCTGCAGACCCTGGAGGGGCACCTGCGCTCCATCCTCG GGACCCTGACAGTGGAGCAGATTTATCAGGACCGGGACCAGTTTGCCAAGCTGGTGCGGGAGGTGGCAGCCCCAGACGTCGGCCGCATGGGCATCGAGATCCTCAGCTTCACCATCAAG GACGTGTATGACAAAGTGGACTATCTGAGCTCCCTGGGCAAGACGCAGACCGCTGTGGTACAGAGAGATGCCGACATCGGAGTGGCCGAGGCTGAGAGGGATGCAGGCATCCGG GAAGCCGAGTGCAAGAAGGAGATGCTGGACGTGAAGTTCATGGCAGACACCAAGATCGCCGACTCCAAGCGAGCATTCGAGCTGCAAAAGTCCGCCTTCAGTGAGGAGGTCAACATCAAG ACGGCTGAGGCCCAGCTGGCTTACGAGCTACAAGGGGCCCGTGAGCAGCAGAAGATCCGGCAggaagagattgagattgaggtTGTGCAGCGCAAGAAGCAGATTGCAGTGGAGGCGCAGGAGATCCTGCGCACAGACAAGGAGCTCGTTGCCACAGTGCGCTGCCCCGCCGAGGCCGAGGCCCACCGCATACAGCAGATCGCCGAGGGCGAGAA GGTGAAGCAGGTCCTCTTGGCACAGGCAGAGGCTGAGAAGATCCGCAGAATCGGGGAAGCGGAGGCAGCAGTCATCGAGGCGATGGGCAAGGCAGAGGCTGAGCGGATGAAACTCAAGGCTGAGGCCTACCAGAAATATGGGGACGCAGCCAAGATGGCCTTGGTGCTGGAGGCCCTGCCCCAG ATTGCTGCCAAAATCTCCGCCCCCCTGACCAAAGTCGATGAGATTGTGATCCTCAGTGGGGACAACAGCAAGGTGACCTCAGAAGTGAACCGACTGCTGGCCGAGCTGCCTGCCTCTGTGCATGCCCTCACGGGCGTGGACCTGTCTAAG ATACCACTGATCAAGAAGGCCACCGGTGCACAGGTGTGA
- the FLOT2 gene encoding flotillin-2 isoform X4 encodes MTLQPRCEDVETAEGVALTVTGVAQVKIMTEKELLAVACEQFLGKSVQDIKNVVLQTLEGHLRSILGTLTVEQIYQDRDQFAKLVREVAAPDVGRMGIEILSFTIKDVYDKVDYLSSLGKTQTAVVQRDADIGVAEAERDAGIREAECKKEMLDVKFMADTKIADSKRAFELQKSAFSEEVNIKTAEAQLAYELQGAREQQKIRQEEIEIEVVQRKKQIAVEAQEILRTDKELVATVRCPAEAEAHRIQQIAEGEKVKQVLLAQAEAEKIRRIGEAEAAVIEAMGKAEAERMKLKAEAYQKYGDAAKMALVLEALPQIAAKISAPLTKVDEIVILSGDNSKVTSEVNRLLAELPASVHALTGVDLSKIPLIKKATGAQV; translated from the exons ATGACGTTGCAGCCCCGCTGCGAGGACGTAGAGACGGCCGAGGGGGTAGCTTTAACTGTGACGGGTGTCGCCCAG GTGAAGATCATGACCGAGAAGGAGCTCCTGGCCGTGGCCTGCGAGCAGTTCCTGGGCAAGAGTGTGCAGGACATCAAGAACGTCGTCCTGCAGACCCTGGAGGGGCACCTGCGCTCCATCCTCG GGACCCTGACAGTGGAGCAGATTTATCAGGACCGGGACCAGTTTGCCAAGCTGGTGCGGGAGGTGGCAGCCCCAGACGTCGGCCGCATGGGCATCGAGATCCTCAGCTTCACCATCAAG GACGTGTATGACAAAGTGGACTATCTGAGCTCCCTGGGCAAGACGCAGACCGCTGTGGTACAGAGAGATGCCGACATCGGAGTGGCCGAGGCTGAGAGGGATGCAGGCATCCGG GAAGCCGAGTGCAAGAAGGAGATGCTGGACGTGAAGTTCATGGCAGACACCAAGATCGCCGACTCCAAGCGAGCATTCGAGCTGCAAAAGTCCGCCTTCAGTGAGGAGGTCAACATCAAG ACGGCTGAGGCCCAGCTGGCTTACGAGCTACAAGGGGCCCGTGAGCAGCAGAAGATCCGGCAggaagagattgagattgaggtTGTGCAGCGCAAGAAGCAGATTGCAGTGGAGGCGCAGGAGATCCTGCGCACAGACAAGGAGCTCGTTGCCACAGTGCGCTGCCCCGCCGAGGCCGAGGCCCACCGCATACAGCAGATCGCCGAGGGCGAGAA GGTGAAGCAGGTCCTCTTGGCACAGGCAGAGGCTGAGAAGATCCGCAGAATCGGGGAAGCGGAGGCAGCAGTCATCGAGGCGATGGGCAAGGCAGAGGCTGAGCGGATGAAACTCAAGGCTGAGGCCTACCAGAAATATGGGGACGCAGCCAAGATGGCCTTGGTGCTGGAGGCCCTGCCCCAG ATTGCTGCCAAAATCTCCGCCCCCCTGACCAAAGTCGATGAGATTGTGATCCTCAGTGGGGACAACAGCAAGGTGACCTCAGAAGTGAACCGACTGCTGGCCGAGCTGCCTGCCTCTGTGCATGCCCTCACGGGCGTGGACCTGTCTAAG ATACCACTGATCAAGAAGGCCACCGGTGCACAGGTGTGA
- the FLOT2 gene encoding flotillin-2 isoform X5 — translation MTEKELLAVACEQFLGKSVQDIKNVVLQTLEGHLRSILGTLTVEQIYQDRDQFAKLVREVAAPDVGRMGIEILSFTIKDVYDKVDYLSSLGKTQTAVVQRDADIGVAEAERDAGIREAECKKEMLDVKFMADTKIADSKRAFELQKSAFSEEVNIKTAEAQLAYELQGAREQQKIRQEEIEIEVVQRKKQIAVEAQEILRTDKELVATVRCPAEAEAHRIQQIAEGEKVKQVLLAQAEAEKIRRIGEAEAAVIEAMGKAEAERMKLKAEAYQKYGDAAKMALVLEALPQIAAKISAPLTKVDEIVILSGDNSKVTSEVNRLLAELPASVHALTGVDLSKIPLIKKATGAQV, via the exons ATGACCGAGAAGGAGCTCCTGGCCGTGGCCTGCGAGCAGTTCCTGGGCAAGAGTGTGCAGGACATCAAGAACGTCGTCCTGCAGACCCTGGAGGGGCACCTGCGCTCCATCCTCG GGACCCTGACAGTGGAGCAGATTTATCAGGACCGGGACCAGTTTGCCAAGCTGGTGCGGGAGGTGGCAGCCCCAGACGTCGGCCGCATGGGCATCGAGATCCTCAGCTTCACCATCAAG GACGTGTATGACAAAGTGGACTATCTGAGCTCCCTGGGCAAGACGCAGACCGCTGTGGTACAGAGAGATGCCGACATCGGAGTGGCCGAGGCTGAGAGGGATGCAGGCATCCGG GAAGCCGAGTGCAAGAAGGAGATGCTGGACGTGAAGTTCATGGCAGACACCAAGATCGCCGACTCCAAGCGAGCATTCGAGCTGCAAAAGTCCGCCTTCAGTGAGGAGGTCAACATCAAG ACGGCTGAGGCCCAGCTGGCTTACGAGCTACAAGGGGCCCGTGAGCAGCAGAAGATCCGGCAggaagagattgagattgaggtTGTGCAGCGCAAGAAGCAGATTGCAGTGGAGGCGCAGGAGATCCTGCGCACAGACAAGGAGCTCGTTGCCACAGTGCGCTGCCCCGCCGAGGCCGAGGCCCACCGCATACAGCAGATCGCCGAGGGCGAGAA GGTGAAGCAGGTCCTCTTGGCACAGGCAGAGGCTGAGAAGATCCGCAGAATCGGGGAAGCGGAGGCAGCAGTCATCGAGGCGATGGGCAAGGCAGAGGCTGAGCGGATGAAACTCAAGGCTGAGGCCTACCAGAAATATGGGGACGCAGCCAAGATGGCCTTGGTGCTGGAGGCCCTGCCCCAG ATTGCTGCCAAAATCTCCGCCCCCCTGACCAAAGTCGATGAGATTGTGATCCTCAGTGGGGACAACAGCAAGGTGACCTCAGAAGTGAACCGACTGCTGGCCGAGCTGCCTGCCTCTGTGCATGCCCTCACGGGCGTGGACCTGTCTAAG ATACCACTGATCAAGAAGGCCACCGGTGCACAGGTGTGA